The DNA sequence ACCCGCATTTCCTGTACAATGCCCTCCAGTCGATCGGAACGGTTGCCTTGAAAAACAAAGTTCCCCAGATTTATACCCTGATTACCCATCTTTCAAAAATCATGAGGTACGGGATGGACATGGAGGAGGACCGGGTGCCGCTGATAAAAGAGATTAATTATACAAAGGCCTTCCTGCTCCTGCAGAAAGAGCGGTTTGGCGAAAAGTTTATCTACAGGATTGATGCAGGTGAAGAGGTCTCATCTGTCAAAGTTCCTAAAATGCTGCTGCAGCCGGTCATTGAGAATTATTTTAAGCATGGATTTACTCCGGGTGAAGGGACAGGCGAGCTGAATATCGAATGTAATAAAGACAGCGGATTTCTATGCATAGATATAAGTGATAATGGCGGAGGCGCAGATGATGGCAGGCTGGGGGATATATGGCGCTGTATTAAAGGCGGGCCGCTTGAGGCCAAAGGGGACAGCACGAGCATCGGGCTTAGGAATGTGTATGGACGGCTGATGCTTTATTACGGAGAAGAAGCAATCCTGCAGCTTGGAAATCGTGGAGGCAAAGGCTTTATCGTTTCCATGAAGCTTCCGCTGCACCCGGGGGGCGAAGTGGATGAAGGCAATCATCATCGATGATGAAAAGCATGTCAGGGAAGGGCTTCTTATGCTTGCAGAATGGGAAAAGCATGGAATCAGCTCCATCTTTGAGGCAGAGGACGGGGAAGAGGCTATCAGACTGATCGGCGAAGTGCAGCCTGATATTATTTTTACCGATATGAATATGCCGAGGTGTGACGGCATCAGCCTTTTGAAGTGGATCCATGGTTCCCAATGCCAGGGGAAAACGATCGTTGTCAGCGGCTATGATGACTACGAGTATATGAGGAACGCCATCTATTATAAAAGCTTTGATTATATCTTAAAGCCGATTGATCCGGAACTGCTGAATGAAACGCTCGAAAGGGCAGTCAATGACCTTGCAGCTTCACGTTTGACAGGGGAGGCCTTTAGAGAGCCCAGGGAAAGCAAAGCAGCCCAGAAAGAGAACAATAACATCAAGCAAATCGAAGAGTTTCTGGTGCAGAATTATCATCTTGATATCACACTGCAGGATATCGCTGACCGTTTTTATTTGAGCAGAGAGTATATATCCAGGAAATTCAAACAGGATTTCCAGGCAACCATTACAGATTATTTGACCAATATCCGGATGGAAAAGGCAAAGGAGCTGCTTGGCAGCCCATCTTTGAAAATTTACGAGATTGCCTATCAGGTTGGATACCAGAATGAAAAATATTTCAGCAAGGTTTTTAAAAAGCTGACCGGCTATACACCGAATGAATATCGGAATCTGCCGCCGGGCAGCAGATAGGAGGAAGAACAATGGCAAAAGTGACGGTATGGAATGAAAATCAGCATGAGCAAAAAAACGCGGAAGTGAGGGCCGTTTATCCTGATGGGATACACGGAGCGATTGCCTCCTTTTTGGAAGGTGAGTCCTTTGAAGTAAGGACAGCGACGCTTGATGACGATGAATGCGGATTAACCCGGGAGGTTCTGGAAGATACAGATGTACTGATCTGGTGGGGGCATATCGCCCACGATGCGGTCCCGGATGAAATTGTTGACAGGGTGAAACAGCGGGTGCTGGACGGCATGGGGCTGATCGTCCTTCATTCAGGCCATTTTTCAAAAATATTTAAATCATTAATGGGAACTTCCTGTGATTTGAAATGGCGGGAAGCAGACGAAAAGGAACGGATCTGGGTCGTGGATCCGAGCCATCCGATTGCGGAAGGGCTGGGGGAGTATATCGAATTGGAGCGGGAGGAAATGTACGGTGAGCATTTTGATATCCCTGCTCCGGACCAGCTCGTGATGGTCAGCTGGTTCGAGGGCGGAGAAGTGTTCCGGAGCGGCTGCACCTATCAGCGCGGGAAAGGAAAAGTATTCTATTTCCGGCCTGGGCATGAAACCTATCCGACTTATTTTAACAAAGATGTTCAAAAGGTCATCATTAATGCTGTCAGGTGGGCAGAAGGATCCCGTCAGCCTGAGGTGAAGTATGGGAATGCTAAGCCGCTGGAGCATATAAAAGGGAAGAACGGGGAGGGGTAAGGATGGAACAGATTAAGATTGGGGTCATCGGGTGCGGCAGCATCGCCAAGCACAGGCATCTGCCGGAATATCACCTGAACGGCAGGGCTGAAATCATGGCTGTCTGTGATATTGTGGAGGAAAGGGCGATGGATATGGCTGCCCTGTATCATGCTGAAGCATATACCAGCTATGAGGATCTGCTGGAAAATCCGGAAATCGATGCAGTGAGCGTGTGCACACCGAATTATCTGCATGCCCCCATCTCCATAGCCGCCCTGAAGGCAGGTAAGCATGTTCTTTGTGAAAAGCCGATGGCTGTGTCGGTGGAGGAAGCGGAGAGCATGATAGAAGCGGCAAGGAAATATGGGAAAAAGCTTATGATCGGCCATAATCAGCGGTTTGTGCCTTCCCATCAGAAAGCCCGTGCGTTTATAGCGAGCGGGGAAGCGGGCAAGGTATACAGCTTCAGAACCGCTTTTGGGCATGGCGGACCAGAGGGCTGGAGTGCGGATGGGAAGGACAGCTGGTTTTTCCGGAAAAGCGAGGCGTTTATTGGGGCGATGGGAGACCTTGGAGTACATAAAGCCGACCTGATCCGCTATTTGCTGGGAGAGGAGATCACACAGGCCGGCGCTTTTGTGGAAGCAAGCTCAAAGGAAAACAGCGATGTGGACGATACAGCTGTCTGCATTTTAAAAACGGAAAGCGGTGTGATCGGAACCCTGGCAGCCAGCTGGTCCTACGTATCAAAAGAAGATAATTCAACTATCATCTATGCTGAGAATGCGATCCTCAGGCTTGAGGACGACCCTGTCAATTCTCTCGTCATCCAGTACAAGAACGGAGAAACACTGAAATATGAGCTTGGCGGCATTCAGACGAATGAAGAAGGAAAGCAGACGCAGTCCCATGTTATCAGTACATTCATTGACAGTATTGCGGAAGACAAAGAGCCTCCAGTGAGCGGGGAAGAGGGACTGAAATCCTTAAGGGTTGTCCTTGCTGCGCTGGAGTCGGGCCAGTCCGGGAAAATAGTGAGATTGCCTTAAGGGGGGATTGTATGGAAAAGCTGCGTGTTGGAATTATCGGAGCCGGCGGGATTGCGCAGAGCCGCCATATCCCCGCACTGCTGACATTATCAGAGCTGGCCTCTGTTGAAGCAATCTGTGATATCCATGAAGAGACTGCCAGGCTTACAGCAGAGAAATTCGGGGTGCCTCACGCCTTTGGGGATTATCAGGATATGCTGGAGATTGTGGACGCTGTTGTGATTTGCACACCCAACCGATATCATGCCGAAATCTCTGTGGCAGCATTGAAAGCAGGAAAGCATGTTCTCTGTGAAAAGCCCATGGCAATAACTGCAGAAGAATGCGAAGAAATGATTAAGGCCTCTAAGAAATCAGGCAAACAGCTGGCGATTGCCTATCATTATCGGTTTATGAAAGAAGCAAGGGCTGCTAAAAAGGTCATAGAGGAAAACGAAATCGGCCAGCCGATCGTTGCCCGGGCAAAGGCACTGAGAAGAAGGAAGGTTCCGGGCTGGGGCGTTTTTACCAATAAAGAGCTGCAGGGAGGAGGCGCCATGATTGACTATGGCTGCCATTTCCTTGATCTTGCTTTATGGCTGCTCGGCAGCCCGGAACCTGTTGAGGTAACGGGCACAGCCTACAATCAACTCAGCAGGATGGAAGACCAGGTGAATCTTTGGGGAGATTATGATCATCAAACCATTGAAGTCGAGGACCATGTGACAGCCTATATCCGCTTTGCGAATGGCGCCTCCCTCCTGTTCGAGACTTCCTGGATGGCCAATATCAAAAATGATGAAGAAAGCCTTGGCATTTCCGGGCTTACCGGAGGAATTGATGTATTTCCATTCCAGCTGAACCAGCTGAAAAATGGGATGCTCCTGAATAGTGAGGCAGAGTGGCTTCCCGGGGAGGAGGATCCCGGCATACCGCAGGCAAGGAATTTTCTCAATAGCTGTCTGGGAAAAGAACAGCTTATTGTTAAGCCGGAAGAGGCCCTGCGTGTATCGAAGATCATTGATGCCATCTATAAAAGCAGTGAAACAGGCAAAAGCATTGTCCTGGAATGAGGAGGATGCGGCATCATATTCTGGACATGACTGCCAGCTGATGGATGCCAAATGAGAAAAAAGCAGATGCATGTTAATGCCTCTGCTTTTTTCTTATCCAACAATACAGAATTCCCCTTCTCCTCCATGAACCTGCAAAAACATCCCCATAAGGGATTCCGCCAATCTGGCACAGCTGTCTTTTTCAAGAGATGGCCTGAAATAGATGATCTGTACAGCTTCAGTTGTTTCCTCTGTAACAGGCGCACGATTGGAGTCGACAAACGGGCTGCCGAATGGACCGTTATGATCTTCGGTGATAATGAGGTTCTCAAGTGAATTCGGCCTGCCGTTCAAGCCCGTATATTCTTCTCCTTCATGCCCCAGACGAAAACGGACATTTCCTTCCAGCTTGCTTTTATCATAGATGCCGATAGGAGACTGATATTCCAGCGAGAAAAAATTATTCAGATCCGCGGCACTGTTCACGGTGGAAAGGTAATTCTGCTTCTTGATCCTCCTGAATAGGGCCTCTGCTGAGTGGCGGTAGCGGTTCGGATCTTTTCCCGCCTGCTTGAACACCTGCCTCCATTCCTGGATTCCTTCGAATTCTGTCACATTCTTATGCTCGAGCTCAAAGAAAATTGACTCCTGGAACAGCTGCAGCCGCCCTTTCAGCATCTGCGGGGAATCTCCGACGACAATATTCTCATACTCAATGATGCCGACCTTGAAACCCGGCACCTTCTGCCTTAAATCAGACGATATACTGATTTCCAAACCTTTCACCTCCAAAAATCCTTTAAAATAGTTTATCATAGAAAGGATGCGAATAAATATCTTGGCGATTTGCCTTTTTATATACAAAACACAATGGTGAAAGGAGCGGGAGGATATGAACTACTCAGAGCTTAAACAGGATATCATCGATTACAGCAAAACGATCGGCATTGATAAGATCGGATTCGCCTCTGCCAGCACTTTCGGGGAGATGAAGAGCAGGCTCATCAGACAGCAGGAGCTTGATTACCAATCAGGCTTTGAAGAGCCTGATATTGATAAAAGGACAGAACCGGCCCTATTGCTAGATGAGCCGATGTCCATCATTTCCATTGCCCTTGCTTATCCTTCAAAGATGAAGACCCGCGTTGTCAGCAAAAGGGGTGAGCGGCGCGGCATTTTCTGCCGGGCCTCCTGGGGGACGGACTATCATACTGTTTTGCGGGACCGGCTCGGGAAGCTTGAGGCATATATCCGTGAAAGGCTGCCTGAGGCGAGGCTCAAATCAATGGTCGATACAGGCGAGCTTGTGGACCGGGCGGTCGCTGAAAGGGCCGGTATTGGGTGGAGCGGCAAAAATTGTTCCATCATTACGCCAGAATTCGGCTCTTACGTATATTTGGGAGAAATGATCACAAATCTTCCGCTCGAGCCGGATGAACCAATCGAAGACGGGTGCGGTTCGTGCAATCTTTGCGTCGATGTCTGCCCGACAGGCGCGCTTGTCGGCGGCGGCCAGCTGGATTCCAAGCGCTGCATCGCCTTCCTGACACAGACAAAGGGCTTTCTTGAGGAAGAATTCAGGGTGAAAATCGGCAACAGGCTTTATGGCTGTGATACATGCCAGACAGTCTGCCCGAAAAATAAGGGCATGGATTTTCATTTCCATGAAGAAATGGAGCCGGATCCTGAAATTGCCAAACCGCTGTTAAAGCCTCTGCTTCATATGAGCAACAGGGAGTTTAAGGATAAGTTCGGCCATGTATCGGGGTCATGGAGAGGCAAGAAGCCGATCCAGCGGAATGCCATCATTGCCCTGGCCCATTACAAGGATGAATCAGCTGTGGATGATCTGATCCAAGTGATGGTATCGGATCCAAGGCCGGTTATAAAGGGAACGGCTGCCTGGGCACTCGGGAAGATCGGCGGGCTGAAGGCAAGGGAAGCGGTCGAGGCTGCCCTTGTAAAGGAGACGGACGAAGAAGTGCGCAGGGAAATGGAAAACAGCTTATATATGTTCAGCTAAAGAGAGGGGAGCCTCTCTTTTTTTCATATAAGAAAATAGATACCCTCCGGCATATAGGCTGTGATCTATTTTAAGAAATGATTCGGCATTTTCTTTCATATGAATGAATGATGGGAGGAATGCATATATGAAAAAACAGCTTCAGGAGCTGCTGGAGCAGAGGGTTCAGCAGTGTGTGTCCCATTCCCGCAATGACTTTCGCACTTGCCCGAAAATTGAAAGGAAAAAGGATATTCTCTCAAGAAGAGCCGGGGAAATTGTTAAAGCGAAAGCTTCAGGGAAGATTATTGAAAAAGCAGGACAGGATGCAGATGAACTCAGCACTGTCCATTATCATGTCCACTTTCAATATTTGATAAAGGATAAGGACGGATTGTATCTGGAGGAGGAAGTCGAGCAGCGTGAGGCTGAATTTTATAAAGGGGTGCTGGTCGGCGATGGTGAAAAGAATCCGTTCCTTCATTTGGAAGAGCCGGCAGCACTTCCGGCGGAGCCTGCTGCTGATGGGGAAAGGGCGGGATTCAGATATGACCGCCTGAAGGCTGTCCAGTATGCGGAAAGATGGTGGAATGACTATAACCCTGCCTATAAGAAGTTCGAGGTTGACTGCACGAATTATATTTCGCAGTGCCTCCATGCTGGTGAAGCGCCTATGAGGGGCTATCCGAACCGTTCAAAGGGCTGGTGGATGAGGAGCGATAATTGGAGCTACAGCTGGACGGTCGCCAACTCGCTGCGCTGGTATCTGCCGGGCTCCCGGACAGGGCTGAAGGGAAAGGAGGTAGGCAGTGCAGAGCTATTGCAGCCGGGCGATGTGATCTGCTATGATTTCCAGGGCGATGGCCGCTTTGACCATACGACAATCGTGACAGCCAAGCAGAGCGATGGGACACCGCTTGTCAACGCCCATACCTTTAACAGCCGGATGCGCAACTGGGCATACGAAGATTCAACCGCCTATACACCAAATATTAAATACAAGTTCATCAGCATCGATGATGAATCCTGACCTGGTTGTATGAGAGATAAAGAGTGGTATAATAGCTGGTAGAGTTTTTTTGAGTATGGGGGATAATATACTCCGCAGATAAAGTTTCACTTGATGAGGTGATGGACGTGGCAATACATGTAGTACTATACCAGCCGGAAATCCCGGCCAATACGGGCAATATCGCCCGTACCTGTGCAGCGACAGATACAACCCTGCACCTGATCAGGCCCCTTGGATTTTCCACTGATGACAAAATGCTCAAACGGGCAGGGCTTGACTATTGGCAGCATGTAACAATCCTTTATTATGATTCATTGGATGAGTTTTATGAAAAAAATGCCGGCGGCGAATTCTTCTATTTAACGAAATTCGGGCAGAAGCCGTATACAAGCTTTGAATACAGCGACAAGGAAAAAGATTATTATTTCATTTTCGGCAAAGAAACGACAGGTCTTCCGGCAGAGGTCAAGGAAAATAACAAGGACCGCGCCCTCCGCATTCCGATGACTGGCAATGTGCGGTCATTGAATCTGTCCAACACGGCTGCCATTCTTATTTACGAAGCACTGAGGCAGCAGGATTACCGGCATTTAACATAAAGGATCGAGGCCATATCCAGGGGGATGTGGCTTTCTTTTTTTGCAGCTTAAGATGGGAAGGCGCCGAGCAGTCATTTATGATATTGTACCGGGATTAGGTTAAAATGAAGATATTCACTTGAGGAGGTACATACCATGAACGAAACGGTAGAAACAATACTGGCCCACCGGTCAATCAGAAAATTTGAGGAAAGGGAGCTTACGAGGAAACAGGTGGAAACGATTGTATCCTGTGCCCAGGCCGCTTCCAGCTCAAGCTTCATTCAGGCATACACCATCATCGGCATAACTGATCCAGAAAAGAAACAGAAGCTGTCTGAATTGGCGGGAAACCAGTCCTATGTAGCGCATAACGGGCACTTCTTCGTTTTCTGTGCGGACCTGAACCGCCATCATGTCCTTTCTGAAATGGAAGGGAAGGATTTAAGCGAGTCCCTTGAAAGCACGGAAAAATTCATGGTTGCGATGATTGACGCTGCACTCGCGGCCCAGAATGCAACAGTCGCCGCAGAATCAATGGGCCTTGGCGTCTGCTATATCGGCGGCATCCGCAATCAGCTTGAGGAAGCTGCCAAGGTGCTGGGTACACCAGAAAGGGTCATCCCCCTCTTTGGCCTGAGCGTAGGGTATCCGGCCCAGGATCCCGACAAAAAGCCAAGGCTTCCTTTAGAGCATGTCTATCACGAAAATGGCTACCAGCAGGATCATGAAAAGTATAAACAGCAGCTCGAGGATTATAATCAAACGGTGTCAGCTTATTATGCCGAACGCACGCAAAACATGAGGAAAGACACCTGGACCGGCCAGATGGCAGCTATGCTCGAAAAGCCGGTGAGGATGTATATGAAGGATTTTGTGAATAAGAATAAGCTGGATTTGAAGTGATTGCAGGGAGTGGCTGCAGGATTGGCTTATGGGATACATGTGTGTGCTCAGGAAGGGCATTCATGTATTCGGGGAGCGTTCCGGGATACATGAGCTGTGCTCGGGAAGGGCAGTCATGTATTCGGGGAGCGTTCCGGGATACATGAGCTGTGGTCAGGAAGGGCATTCATGTATTCGGGGAGCGTTCCGGGATACATGAGCTGTGCTCGGGAAGGGCATTCATGTATTCGGGGAGCGTTCCGGGATACATGAGCTGTGCTCAGGAAGGGCAGTCATGTATTCGGGGAGCGTTCCGGGATACATGAGCTGTGCTTGGGAAGGGCAGTCATGTATTCGGGGAGCGTTCCAGGATACATGAGCTGTGCTCGGGAAGGGCAGTCATGTATTCGGGGAGCGTTCCGGGATACATGAATTGTGCTCGGGAAGGGCAGTCGTGTATGGAAAGAGTTCCAATCGCTGCATGACCCAGCACTAAAAAGGCAAGTCATGCATAGAAAGAGCCCTCATCAATGCATGACACACAACCAGAAAAGAAAAGCCTCGCCCAAAATATGACCGCACTCCACCAGGCCCAACAAAATCTCCTGACAAACAAAAAAGGACCGGAATCCCAAGATTCCGGTCCTTTTTTGTACCGTTCTTCTTACTTATTCATCCCTGGTTTGTCGTTGTAGCCGGCAGTGAAGATGGCTGACAGGAACGCGATAGTTACGCCGATGATCAAAATCAAGCCCATGATGTTGGCCTCCTTTTTATGTAGGGATTCCCTTTTGCATACCTATGTAATCTTATTATAGCCCAATTCCGGCATGGTGTGAATGAAAAACTGTGGATATTTTATGGAGAATATCCGGGGAAATGCGGCACGGCTGGCAGTTTGAGGGACCCTGAAGGCGAGGGGAATTCTGCTTTTCTTCCGGGTTATAGAATGTTTAATTGCCCAAGCGCATAGATTATATTAATCGTCTCTGATAATGCGACAGGGGGAGGTCCTTATGGATATTTTAAAAAAAATCGAGATGTACAGACACGAAGAGGAAAAGCTTAAATGGGAAGGGACATTCAGGGAGTATTTAGACATTGTCAAAGAGAAGCCATGGGTAGCCCAGTCAGCACATTCCAGGGTATACAGTATGATAAAGGATGCCGGTGTCGAAGACGATAAAGGGAAAAAGCGTTATAAATTTTTCAGCAATCAGCTGTTCGGGCTTGAAGAATCGCTTGAACGGCTTGTGGAGGAATATTTCCATCCTTCTGCTAAAAGGCTTGATGTCAGGAAAAGGATCTTGCTTCTGATGGGTCCTGTGAGCGGAGGGAAATCAACGCTCGTCACGATGCTAAAACGCGGGCTTGAAGCGTATTCCCTGACCGACAGGGGTGCAGTATTTGCAATCAAAGGCTGCCCGATGCATGAAGACCCGCTCCATTTGATTCCGCATCATCTGCGCAAGGACTTTTTCGATGAGTATGGAATCAGAATTGAAGGGAATCTGTCTCCGCTGAATATGATGCGGCTTGAGCAGGAGTATGGGGGACGGATTGAAGACGTTGTGGTTGAGAGGATCTTTTTCTCAGAGGATAAACGGACCGGGATCGGAACATTCAGCCCGTCTGATCCGAAATCCCAGGATATTGCCGATCTTACCGGCAGCATAGATTTCTCCACGATTGCCGAATATGGTTCAGAGTCTGACCCGCGGGCCTACCGGTTTGACGGGGAGCTGAATAAGGCGAACAGGGGGATGATGGAGTTCCAGGAGATGCTGAAATGCGATGAGAAATTCCTCTGGCATCTGCTCTCTCTCACACAGGAAGGCAATTTCAAGGCAGGGCGGTTTGCGCTCATTTCTGCGGATGAACTGATTGTGGCGCATACAAATGAAACAGAGTACCGTTCCTTCATTTCCAATAAGAAAAACGAGGCGCTTCATTCCCGGATCATTGTCATGCCTGTCCCTTATAATCTAAAGGTGACAGAAGAAGAAAAAATCTATGAAAAAATGATCAGTGAGAGCGATGTTTCTGATGTCCATATTGCACCGCACACGCTTAAGGTGGCAGCGATGTTTACGACCTTGACGAGGCTGAAGGAACCTAAAAAGGGTGATATTGACCTGGTGAAGAAAATGAGGCTCTATGACGGAGAAAGCGTGGAAGGCTACAACCGCGCAGACGTGGAGGAGCTGCAAAAGGAATATCCTGATGAAGGTATGAGCGGAATTGATCCGCGTTATGTCATCAACCGGATCTCATCCACAATCATCCGGAAAGAGATTACTTCAATCAATGCGCTGGATGTTTTGAGATCCCTGAAAGAAGGGCTTGATCAGCATCCGTCGATCACCGCTGAGCTGAAGGAACGCTATTTGAACTTCATTTCACTGGCCCGCAAAGAGTATGATGATATTGCCAAGAAGGAAGTCCAGAAAGCATTTGTCTACTCATATGAAGAATCCGCCAAAACACTCATGGACAATTATCTGGACAATGTGGAGGCATACTGCAATAAAGCGAAGCTCCGCGATCCACTGACAGGAGAGGAAATCAATCCGGATGAAAAGCTGATGAGGTCGATTGAAGAGCAGATCGGCATCTCGGAAAATGCGAAAAAGGCATTCAGGGAGGAAATCCTGATCCGCATCTCTGCCTATGCAAGGAAAGGCAAGCGGTTTGACTACAATTCGCATGACCGTCTCCGCGAAGCGATCCAGAAGAAGCTGTTTGCAGACCTGAAGGATGTTGTGAAGATTACAACCTCTTCCAAGACCCCTGACGAGCAGCAGCTGAAAAAGGTGAATGAAGTTGTTGCAAGACTCATTGATGAGCACGGCTATAATTCTACTTCTGCAAATGAGCTGCTGCGGTATGTTGGAAGTTTGCTGAACAGATAAATGTGAAAAGGCTGGCAGGGTTTGCCGGCCTTTTGGCTGTTTTCTCCCAGGCAAGAGTTAGTTTTAATTTGGGCGGACAGGGGAAAAGGGTGTATAGAGGTGATTGAGATGAAGAAAAAGGAACTGGACAAGGACTTTGTGCCAAGAAACAGCTCCATGGCTGAGAATGTAGAAGAGATGCATAATCTAGGAAAGCAGATGGAGCATCTCAGGACTGGGGAAGAGCTTGAAGAGGATGGAAAGCAGCCTGACCCTATCCAGTATAAAGATAACGAAAAGTGACTCCTGCGCTGAAGCTGCAGGAGTTTTTTTGACCGCATTTTTCCGGGGTTCTATTTCAACCTGACCATTAATAGATATAGCAATAAAAAGCTATTAGTCAGGGGAGAAGCAGGGATGAGAAAATGGGTGGCTGCTATTTTAATAGCGATTGTGCTGTTTGTACTGCAGGAAGGACAGGCTTCTGCCGCACAAAGGAATGAGTATATATGTGCCGTCGGCGTGAATGACTCTGTTTTGAATTTGAAGCAGAACCCTCCCTTTGTGCTGGAGCATACAGCCTATATGCCTATTAAAGATTTGGCAGCAGCCATTGGAGCCAGCATCTCTATAGAAAATCCTGATAGCTATACGATCAAAAAGGGCAAATCATGGATCCGCTATTCAGTAAAACAACAGCAGGCCTCAACATCCATGGGAAAAACGGCCGAATGGAAAGCGGTGGTCCGGGAAAACATCCTATTCATACCGATCAGGTCAGCCGGCGAGTTTTTTGGCTATAGAGTTGAATACCTCTCAGCCGGCCCTGTCGTCCGTCTGGTGAACAAAGGAGCGAAAATGGCAAACGAACAATTCATGAGCGCCAATAGAGCGGCTTTTTATGTGAAAAAAAAGGCGGTGTACTTAACCTTTGATGATGGACCTGCGAAGGGAATGGAATCCATCCTTGATATTTTGAAGAATAAGAAGGCAAAAGCGACATTCTTTATGATTGAGCCGCAGGCAAGAGCCAACCCGGCTTCTGTTAAGCGGCTGGTGGAGGAAGGGCATTATCCGGCCCTGCACAGTGTTACCCATGATAAAAACAAGCTTTATGCCGGAAACCCGCAAAATCCCGCCCTGGAAATGGATAAGACCAGGAAAACAATATTGAGCCTGACAGGCATTGACTCCAGGCTGGTGAGAATGCCTTATGGAAGCAAGCCTTATATGACAGGGCCGTTCAGGGACGCCCTTGTGCAGAAGGGATATAAAATGTGGGACTGGAATGTTGATACATTAGACTGGAAATATGCAAGGAGCAGTCCGAAGACTATCTTTGAAAATGTGAAAAAAGGGCTTCAGCCGGCGGCTGCAGGCGGGAAGCCCCCAGTCATCCTGATGCATGTGAACAGCGGGACGGTTTCCATGCTGCCGCAGATCATCGATTACCTATACTCACAAGGATATGAATGCCAGGCTTATAACCCCAATGCCCACTTTTCAATGAATTTCTGGAAGGATGAGAGGCTCTAAAAAAGGCTTGTCCGACAGCATAGGCATTTGTCTTATTGTCAAAATTATTTGTAAATTATTTCGAT is a window from the Bacillus infantis NRRL B-14911 genome containing:
- a CDS encoding PrkA family serine protein kinase, which gives rise to MDILKKIEMYRHEEEKLKWEGTFREYLDIVKEKPWVAQSAHSRVYSMIKDAGVEDDKGKKRYKFFSNQLFGLEESLERLVEEYFHPSAKRLDVRKRILLLMGPVSGGKSTLVTMLKRGLEAYSLTDRGAVFAIKGCPMHEDPLHLIPHHLRKDFFDEYGIRIEGNLSPLNMMRLEQEYGGRIEDVVVERIFFSEDKRTGIGTFSPSDPKSQDIADLTGSIDFSTIAEYGSESDPRAYRFDGELNKANRGMMEFQEMLKCDEKFLWHLLSLTQEGNFKAGRFALISADELIVAHTNETEYRSFISNKKNEALHSRIIVMPVPYNLKVTEEEKIYEKMISESDVSDVHIAPHTLKVAAMFTTLTRLKEPKKGDIDLVKKMRLYDGESVEGYNRADVEELQKEYPDEGMSGIDPRYVINRISSTIIRKEITSINALDVLRSLKEGLDQHPSITAELKERYLNFISLARKEYDDIAKKEVQKAFVYSYEESAKTLMDNYLDNVEAYCNKAKLRDPLTGEEINPDEKLMRSIEEQIGISENAKKAFREEILIRISAYARKGKRFDYNSHDRLREAIQKKLFADLKDVVKITTSSKTPDEQQLKKVNEVVARLIDEHGYNSTSANELLRYVGSLLNR
- the nfsA gene encoding oxygen-insensitive NADPH nitroreductase, with the protein product MNETVETILAHRSIRKFEERELTRKQVETIVSCAQAASSSSFIQAYTIIGITDPEKKQKLSELAGNQSYVAHNGHFFVFCADLNRHHVLSEMEGKDLSESLESTEKFMVAMIDAALAAQNATVAAESMGLGVCYIGGIRNQLEEAAKVLGTPERVIPLFGLSVGYPAQDPDKKPRLPLEHVYHENGYQQDHEKYKQQLEDYNQTVSAYYAERTQNMRKDTWTGQMAAMLEKPVRMYMKDFVNKNKLDLK
- a CDS encoding polysaccharide deacetylase, translating into MRKWVAAILIAIVLFVLQEGQASAAQRNEYICAVGVNDSVLNLKQNPPFVLEHTAYMPIKDLAAAIGASISIENPDSYTIKKGKSWIRYSVKQQQASTSMGKTAEWKAVVRENILFIPIRSAGEFFGYRVEYLSAGPVVRLVNKGAKMANEQFMSANRAAFYVKKKAVYLTFDDGPAKGMESILDILKNKKAKATFFMIEPQARANPASVKRLVEEGHYPALHSVTHDKNKLYAGNPQNPALEMDKTRKTILSLTGIDSRLVRMPYGSKPYMTGPFRDALVQKGYKMWDWNVDTLDWKYARSSPKTIFENVKKGLQPAAAGGKPPVILMHVNSGTVSMLPQIIDYLYSQGYECQAYNPNAHFSMNFWKDERL